The following are encoded together in the Arvicanthis niloticus isolate mArvNil1 chromosome 11, mArvNil1.pat.X, whole genome shotgun sequence genome:
- the Slc30a3 gene encoding putative proton-coupled zinc antiporter SLC30A3 isoform X2 encodes MEPSPATRGSETTRLVSPRDRSSAGGGLRLKSLFTEPSEPLPEEPKLEGMAFHHCHKDPMPQSGLSPERVQARRQLYAACAVCFLFMAGEVVGGYLAHSLAIMTDAAHLLADIGSMMGSLFSLWLSTRPATRTMTFGWHRSETLGALASVVSLWIVTGILLYLAFLRLLHSDYHIEAGAMLLTASIAVCANLLMAFVLHQTGAPHSHGSRGTEYAPLEEGHGYPLSLGNTSVRAAFVHVLGDLLQSLGVLAASILIYFKPQYKVADPISTFLFSVCALGSTAPTLRDVLLILMEGAPRNVEFEPVRDTLLSVPGVRATHDLHLWALTLTYHVASAHLAIDSTADPEAVLAEASSRLYSRFGFSSCTLQVERYKPEMAQCLRCQEPSQA; translated from the exons ATGGAGCCTTCTCCGGCCACCAGAGGCTCGGAGACCACCCGCCTAGTGAGTCCCCGAGACCGCAGCAGCGCCGGCGGCGGCCTGCGATTGAAGAG TCTTTTCACAGAGCCCTCAGAGCCTCTGCCTGAGGAGCCCAAGCTTGAGGGGATGGCCTTCCACCACTGCCACAAGGACCCCATGCCTCAGTCAGGCCTCTCTCCAGAGAGGGTACAAGCCCGGAGGCAGCTGTATGCCGCCTGCGCTGTGTGCTTCCTCTTCATGGCTGGGGAGGTGGTTG GTGGGTATTTAGCACACAGCTTGGCCATCATGACTGACGCCGCCCACCTGCTGGCAGACATAGGCAGCATGATGGGCAGCCTCTTTTCCCTCTGGCTCTCCACCCGGCCAGCCACCCGTACCATGACCTTTGGCTGGCACCGCTCAG agactctgggagctctggcctctgtggtctcCCTCTGGATAGTCACTGGCATCCTCCTGTACCTGGCCTTCCTCCGCCTGCTTCATAGCGACTACCACATTGAGGCGGGTGCCATGCTGCTGACAGCCAGCATTGCCGTCTGTGCCAATCTGCT AATGGCCTTTGTGCTACACCAGACCGGAGCCCCCCACAGCCATGGATCTAGGGGTACAGAGTATGCACCCCTGGAGGAGGGGCATGGATACCCGCTGTCTCTGGGAAACACCAGTGTCCGGGCTGCCTTTGTGCATGTGCTGGGAGACCTCCTTCAGAGCCTTGGGGTCCTGGCCGCCTCTATCCTCATCTACTTCAAG cctcagtacAAGGTGGCTGATCCCATCAgcaccttcctcttctctgtctgtgccCTTGGGTCCACAGCTCCTACACTTCGAGATGTTCTCCTCATCCTCATGGAAG GTGCCCCTCGAAATGTGGAATTTGAGCCTGTAAGAGACACCTTGTTGTCAGTGCCGGGAGTCCGAGCAACCCATGATCTCCACCTGTGGGCCCTGACACTTACTTACCATGTTGCCTCTGCACACCTGGCTATTG ACTCCACTGCTGACCCTGAAGCTGTCCTGGCTGAAGCCTCATCCCGGCTCTATTCCCGGTTTGGATTCTCCAGCTGCACCCTGCAGGTGGAGCGATACAAGCCTGAGATGGCCCAGTGTCTGCGCTGCCAGGAGCCCTCCCAAGCCtga
- the Slc30a3 gene encoding putative proton-coupled zinc antiporter SLC30A3 isoform X1, with amino-acid sequence MAFHHCHKDPMPQSGLSPERVQARRQLYAACAVCFLFMAGEVVGGYLAHSLAIMTDAAHLLADIGSMMGSLFSLWLSTRPATRTMTFGWHRSETLGALASVVSLWIVTGILLYLAFLRLLHSDYHIEAGAMLLTASIAVCANLLMAFVLHQTGAPHSHGSRGTEYAPLEEGHGYPLSLGNTSVRAAFVHVLGDLLQSLGVLAASILIYFKPQYKVADPISTFLFSVCALGSTAPTLRDVLLILMEGAPRNVEFEPVRDTLLSVPGVRATHDLHLWALTLTYHVASAHLAIDSTADPEAVLAEASSRLYSRFGFSSCTLQVERYKPEMAQCLRCQEPSQA; translated from the exons ATGGCCTTCCACCACTGCCACAAGGACCCCATGCCTCAGTCAGGCCTCTCTCCAGAGAGGGTACAAGCCCGGAGGCAGCTGTATGCCGCCTGCGCTGTGTGCTTCCTCTTCATGGCTGGGGAGGTGGTTG GTGGGTATTTAGCACACAGCTTGGCCATCATGACTGACGCCGCCCACCTGCTGGCAGACATAGGCAGCATGATGGGCAGCCTCTTTTCCCTCTGGCTCTCCACCCGGCCAGCCACCCGTACCATGACCTTTGGCTGGCACCGCTCAG agactctgggagctctggcctctgtggtctcCCTCTGGATAGTCACTGGCATCCTCCTGTACCTGGCCTTCCTCCGCCTGCTTCATAGCGACTACCACATTGAGGCGGGTGCCATGCTGCTGACAGCCAGCATTGCCGTCTGTGCCAATCTGCT AATGGCCTTTGTGCTACACCAGACCGGAGCCCCCCACAGCCATGGATCTAGGGGTACAGAGTATGCACCCCTGGAGGAGGGGCATGGATACCCGCTGTCTCTGGGAAACACCAGTGTCCGGGCTGCCTTTGTGCATGTGCTGGGAGACCTCCTTCAGAGCCTTGGGGTCCTGGCCGCCTCTATCCTCATCTACTTCAAG cctcagtacAAGGTGGCTGATCCCATCAgcaccttcctcttctctgtctgtgccCTTGGGTCCACAGCTCCTACACTTCGAGATGTTCTCCTCATCCTCATGGAAG GTGCCCCTCGAAATGTGGAATTTGAGCCTGTAAGAGACACCTTGTTGTCAGTGCCGGGAGTCCGAGCAACCCATGATCTCCACCTGTGGGCCCTGACACTTACTTACCATGTTGCCTCTGCACACCTGGCTATTG ACTCCACTGCTGACCCTGAAGCTGTCCTGGCTGAAGCCTCATCCCGGCTCTATTCCCGGTTTGGATTCTCCAGCTGCACCCTGCAGGTGGAGCGATACAAGCCTGAGATGGCCCAGTGTCTGCGCTGCCAGGAGCCCTCCCAAGCCtga